The following is a genomic window from Amycolatopsis cihanbeyliensis.
GTGACGCTTCGCCCGGGGTACGAAGGCGGAAACATCAACACCGCGATCGGGTTCAAACACGTGTGTTACCTGATCGAACACGCGGTGCTGGACCACTTCCGGGCCATCGGACTCGGTGCGACCAAGCTGTACCTCGAGCACGGGTTGAACTTCGATGTGGTCGGGCTGGAGGCTCGCCTGATCACCGTGGTCACCCTCGACGACGAGGTGACCTTCGACGTGCTGCCGAAATCCTCCGACGGCGACTCCGAACTGCGGTTCGCGGTCACCGGCAGGCTCGTGCGCGGTGGCGAGCGGGTCAAGGCCGTCGCCGCCAAAGTGACCGTCCGGCTGCGGCAGGACGAAACCGTGGTCGATCCGGATCCGGTTCCGGACGAGCTGGCCCGGTTCGCCACACCCCGGCTGGCCACGGCGGAGCCGCGGCCACTCGCCTCGTCTCCCGTGGACAACCTCGACCTCACGACAGGCCGCGGCGCGCCCGCTGATGACCCGGTACTCGCCGAGATCATCGGGGACACCAACGCGTTCGGCTGGAAGTGGCGAATCCCCTACTACTACTGCCACTTCACCGAGCGCATGCAGATGTCCGGCTACCTGCGCCAGATGGAGGAGGCGAAGCACCTGTTCGTCGCGTCACGGGGCATCAGCATCAAGAAGCTGCTCGACGAGCGCGGGTGGATCCCGGTGGTCACCCAGTGCAAGCTCACGCTCACCGACGAGGCGATCATGGAGGAGGACGTCTACACCGTCTACACGGTGGAGAACATCTTCAAGAACATGCTCTACACCTCGCGGATGGACTGCTACGTGGTTCGCGAGGGCAGGCTGGTGCAAACCGCGACCGGCAGCATCGTGCACGGCTACGCCGCGAAACCGCATGCGGCGGCCGAGTGGGAGATGCCGTTGACCTTCGACGACCACGTACTCCGCGCCATCCAGGGCACGGACCGGCCGGACGTCAGGGGGTGACACCGTGGCCGCCGCGAAACGCAACCCACGCTGGTACTTCTCCCTCCGCAGCCCGTACTCCTGGCTGGCGTACCGGGACCTGGTGACCATGCGCCCGGACGTACTCGACGCGATCGAGTGGCTGCCGTTCTGGGAGCCGGACGCGCGCACCGAGGAGATACTCTCCGACCAGGGAGTCACCCTGCCGACCGTGGCGATGAGCCGTGCCAAGAACTTCTACATCCTGCAGGACACCCGCAGGTTGACGCGGGCGCGCGGGCTGCACGACATCACCTGGCCGATCGACCAGAACCCCTGCTGGGAGGTCGCGCACCTGGCCTGGATACTGGCCGACGACGAGGGGCGAGGCAAGGACTTCGCCGCCGCGGCGTACCGGGCACGCTGGGAGCAGAACAAGAACATCTCCGACCCTGAGGTGATAGCCGAGATCGCGGCCGAGTTCGGTCTCGACTCGCGGCGGCTGGCCGGCGCGGCCGAGGACGAGGACCTGCGCAAGCGCGGAGCCGCCCTGCTCGAGCGGTCGGCGAGGGACGGGATGTTCGGCGTTCCGTTCTTCATCAGCGGCAGGGAGAAGTTCTGGGGCCTCGACCGGGTCAGCCAGTTCGTCAGCTCGCTGACCGGGGAGCCCGAGCCGGAGCCTGCGACGCTGCCGGAACGGGAGCCCGCTCCCGGAACGAACGCGGAGCTGCTTCCGGCCGGTGCGGACGCCGGGCACGCAGGCGGCTGCGGCTGAGTACCAGGCGTCACCCAACAGCGACCGGAGGTCGAGAAACGTGAACACCCAGTCGAACCCGGCGGAACCACGGTCCGAATGGGACGCGATCATCATCGGTGCCGGGCTGGGTGGGCTGACCTGCGCCGCCTACCTCGCCACCACCGGCCGCCGGGTGCTGGTACTCGAGCAGTTCTCCGTGGCAGGCGGCAACAGTCACGTGTTCCGGCGGCGCCGCAGGTACGAGTTCGACGTCGGCATCCACTACCTCGGCGACTGCGGGCAGGACGGGATCATCCCCGCGATCCTGAACGGCGTGGGGTTGGCGGGCCGGACCGAGTTCCTCGAGATGGATCCGGACGGCTTCGACCAGGTCAGGGTGCAGGGACTCGAACTGGACGTGCCCACCGGCTGGTCGCGATACCGCGAACGGCTGAAAGCCGCCCTGCCGGACGAGGCGGACGCGGTGGACGCGTTCGTAGACATCAGCATCGCGAGTGCCGAGGAACAGCGTTTCGCCCTGCTCGCGGGCGAAGAGGTAACGCCTGTGGAGCTCGCGAACCAGTGCGGCACCACCCGGCGCTGGGGCAGGCGAACGCTCGACCAGCTTTTCGACCACTGTGGACTGTCGGCACGAGCCCGAACGGTGCTCGCCGCGCAGGCCCCGAACTACGGCCTCACCCCACGGCAGGTCACGGTGGGGCGGCACACCTCGGTATTCGACCACTACCTGCGCGGGGCGTACTACCCGGCGGGCGGCGGCCAGGTCATCGCGGCCGGGCTGGTCGAGGTCATCGAGGCGCACGGCGGTGAGGTGCGAACCAACGCCAGGGTCGAGAAGATCCTCGTCGAGGGTGGCAGGGTGACCGGCGTCGGCCTTGGCGACTCCGAGGTCATCACCGCTCCCCTCGTCGTCTCCAACGCCGACTACCGGCGCACCGTGCTCGAGCTCGCCGGCGCCGCGCACTTTCCCGCGAAGACCGTGGATCGCACGCGTTCGGCGGTGATGAGCATGCCGTGGCTGGTGCTCTACCTCGGCCTGGACACCGACCTACGGGAACGTCCCAACGCCAACCTCTGGTGGTACGACGAGGACATCGACACGTACTTCGACAAGGTGAGCCGGGGCGAGGCCGACGACGTGCGGTTCCTGTTCGCCTCGTTCGCCTCGCGCAAGGATCCCGACAACCGCACCATCTGTCCGCCAGGGCACGCCAACCTCCAGGTGATGACCCCCAGTCCCGCCGCGTACCACTGGTGGGGCGTCGAGGGCGGCCCCGCGGCCGGTGTGCCCTACCGGCGCAACCCGACGTATCGGGAACAGAAGGAATGGTATGTCGAGGCCACTCTCCGTGCCGCGGAGCGCGCCATCGGGCCGTTGCGGGATCACATCACGCATCTCGAGGCGGCGACACCACTGACCCACGAACGTTACATCCTTTCCAGCGGCGGAACGCCCTGCGGCCTGGCCGAGTGGGGCAATGCCAAGTGGCCGGACACCGCTACCACCGTCGAGGGCCTGCACGTTGTGGGTGCGAACACCCGCTACGGCAGTGGCGTCGCGGGCGTCATGGTCAGCGGAATCATGTGCGCGGGCCAGATCCTCGGGCGGCGGCTGCTGTCGGAGGCGCATCGCGGATCGGTGTTCGGTGAGCCCGCGCTGCTCCCGGAACGGGACCCGGAGTGGGATCCACGGGATGTCTGCCGGGGCGCGGCTCGACGTGGCCGGGGCGCCACCCGGCGCCGCATGGCGCAAGCGGTGGACTGAGCACCGTCGCCGCCCCGCCGAATCGGCGGGGCGGCGACGCGGGGCCAGGTACGGGCCGGGCGGTCAGATGGTGATCCCGCCGTCGATCTGCAGTACCGAGCCGGTGATGTAGGCGGCCCGATCCGAGACCAGGTACGACACCAGATCCGCGACCTCGTCGGCCCGGCCGATCCGGCGTAGCGGGATAGTCTCCAGTGCCCGCTCCCGGACCTTGGTGGTGAGGCTCCCGGTCATGTCCGTCTCGACGAACCCCGGCGCGACGACGTTGGCTCGGATCCCGTAGCGGCCGACCTCCTTGGCCAGCGCCTTGGAGAAGCCGATGATACCGGCCTTGGAGGCGGAATAGTTGGTCTGGGTCGCGTTGCCGTAGACCCCGGCGACGGACGAGATGTTCACGATGGAACCGGACTTGCGCTTCATCATCTCGAAGATCACTGACCGGCACACGTTGTAGACACCATCCAGGTTGGTGTCCAGCACCCCATGCCAGTCCTCATCGGACATCATCAGCAGCGGGTTGTCCCTTGTGATCCCGGCCGATGTCACCACGGCGTCGATCGCGCCGAGCTCGCTCTCGGTCCGCTCGATCCAGCCGCGCACCGAGTCCGCTTCGGACACGTCGGCATGGACGGCGAGAACGCGCGCGCCTCGTTCACCGGCTTCCTTCTCCAGCTCGCGCGCGGCCTCCTCGTTGGAGCGATAGCAAAAGCTGACATCGAACCCTTCCTCGGCCAGCCGGTGCACCACGGCCCGCCCGATGCCACGCGAACCGCCACTTACCAGAGCAACCCGAGCTTCGCTCTCTGCCATGTATCCTCTCCGTTCTGGTCCGCTAGGACATCGTTACCGGCTCGGCGGACCGCAGTACCTCGGCGGGGCGGAACGTCATCACCATCTTGGATACGGTCAGCAGCGGTTCTCCTTCGAGGAGACTCTCGCCTTCGAAGATCACCGTGTCGCTCAGGGCACGGGTCACCCGAACCCGGTGCTCGGCGACGTCGCCAGGGTAAAGCTTCCGATGTATGTCCACCTCGGACATCGAACCGAACAACATGACCTCGCCGCTCTGCACTTCCGCGCGGCCCATGCCCGCCAGTATCCCCGCCGACTGGCCCCACGACTCCAGCAGCAACGTCTCCGGGTAGGCGAGGTCCTCCACTCGGGCATCCTCGCCTGCGTGGGCGTACCAGGGTTCGTTGCAGGTAACCGCCTTGATCGCGGTGAGTCGCTCACCCGGGACCACGTCGAGGACCTTGTCCACGAGCAGCATCGGGTACCTGTGCGGCAGCAGCTTCCTGACCTCGGCCGCAGTGATCATGTTCGGTCCTCTCTCCGGTGCCTCAGCCGGATCGTCGCCGCGTCCACGGCCACCGGGCTCACCCTGCGACTCACGACTCGCGCAATTTCCCCTGCAGCAACCCATGAGCCGCGCGCAGGGTCCGAACCGAACGCATCTCGGTCTCGGTGAACTTGACCCGGTACTTCTTCTCCAGGGCGACGACGACCTCCAGCGCGAGCAGCGAGTCGACCTGGAGGTGGTCGATGAAGTCGGTGTCGTCCGACACCTGGGTGGGTTCCACGTCGATCACGTCGGCAAGCGTGACGCGGAGCTCTTCCTTGTCGAGTGTTTCCTCGGGAATGGTCATCTTCGTGGATTCTCGCTTTCTTCGTGTGGTACGGCGGATGTCCTCGTCACCGGTTCCCGCCGAGCAGCCTCAGCACGGCACAGGCGACGGTGCCGTCGGGGTCCACCGAGGTGACCACGGCCGCCTCACCGCTGGCCTCGGTGGCACGCTCGGCCACGCTGAGCACCGACACCAGCTGGAAGGTGGCGGACGCTCCGGAGGTGTCGCCGAGCCTGCTCAGATCCGGGACCCGCCGCAGGGCCGGTGCCTCGAACAGCTCGCCGAGCACTTCACTCTCGTAGCGTCCGGCGGCTCCGGGCGGGCCACTCGGCACCACCGCCCACGCGTCCCGCGCGGCGAGGCCGGACCGATCCAGGGCACCGCGCACGCAGGCGTCCAGCACGATACGCAGGTCTCCCTCGAGGTACACCCTGGACTCCACGGCGAGGATCTCGGCAAGCGGCTGCCTTCCGTGTCCCGCGGGCGAGGGCGGTTCGACCAGCAGAACCGCTCCCCCCTCACCGAGCACCGTGCCGGCTGCCTCCTCGCCGCGGCTGTGGTGCTCCAGCCAGGCACGCGCGTGGCTGTACTCCTCCGCGCCGGCGCAGAGGACCTCGCCCGCGCGTCCCGTCGCCAGCAACCTGCCCGCGTACTTGAGCGCGAACAACCCCGCGGTCCGGCCACCCGCGATCGTGGTGTTCGGTCCCTTGAGCTGGTGCCAGATCGCGCATTGCCCGGCGGCACAGTTCATCACGGCATTGGGCATCCGGGCCGGGTCAACGTAGAAGGGTTTGTCGGCCGTCAGCGAGTCGCGGGTGAAGTCCATCATGCTCTGCGCGCTACCGGTCGTGGTGCCGAGCACAAGCCCGGTCCGCTCCCCCGTCTCGATCAGCCGGTTGCCGTCCACGTCATTGAGCAACCCGCCGACGGTGGCCACGGCGAGCCCGGTCACCCGATCCATCGAACGAGTCCCCTTCTTGCCGAGGACCTTCCTGAGGTCGAAGCCCGGAACGAGACCGGCTCGGCCGACCGGCACTTGCCACTGCTCCGCGTCGAGGTCGGTCACGGCGTCCCGCCCCGAGCACAGGCCCTCGACGTAGGCCTCACGGCCAAAGCCGAACGGCGAGACGGCGGACCAGTTCGAGATGACCGGATTCGTGGCGGCGGTCCGCGCGGTCATGAGTTCCCTCCAGCGGATGGTTCGGTTACCTTGCCGGACAGACTCGGCCGGTGTCCCAGGGTGTCCAGGAAGTGATGCACGATCGCCGCGAATCGGTCGGGTTCACGCAGCATCGGGAAGTGGCCGCAGCCATCGAGCAGCTCGGCGGTCCCCGCCGGCAGGTCCTCGGCCAGCGCGACGCCCTCCTCAGGCGGGACCGTGGTGTCGTCGGCGCCCACGATCACCTTGCACGGCAAGGTGATCAGCTCGGTGCGCAACAGCGGGGTGCGCAGGTAGGTATCCAGGAACCTGACCCAGCCATGGGGGCCCACCCGCTCGCAGACCCGCAGCGCCAGGTCGTCGAGCAGCTCCGGGTCGATCGACCGGGTGGCATGCATCCGGATGCCCTCGCGCATCGTGTGTTCGAACCGGGCTATCAGGTCGCCGAGCGCCGACCACCGGAAGTCCTCCACCTCCCGCCGGTAGAACGGGGACACCAGGACCGCGCCGGCGAGGCCGTAACGATGGCGAATGTCGGCGGCTCGGCGGTTCAGCAGCTCGACGAGGAGGTTGGCCGACATCGAGTGGGCCACCACCAGGTCGACCCCGCCGGGAACCCTGGTGAGCGCGGACTCGATCCACCGGCTCGGCTCACCCTCGTGGCCCCATACCGGGTCGCCGTCGTTGCGCCACGGCAGCTCGGCCGTCCACACCTCGGCCCGCGCGCGCCACCGGTCGACGAAACCGTCCCACACGGCCCCGCTGTTGGCGAGCCCGTGCAGCAGGAGGATCCGCGGACCGGCCCCACTCCCCGGGCCCGCGTTCCTGCGGTCGACCGTCAGGGGTGACACGTCCGGCGACGGCCGTGTGACCAGGCCGGACGCTGTCGGGCTCATCGGCGTACCTCCCGGTTCCGGCCGCGCCGGATTCCCTTTCGCTCGAGCTCGGTGACTCGACGCGGACAACTGCGCTGCTGCTTCCTGTCTCTCGGCATGCGTCATCCTCTCGGCCAGAGCCAGGCGGTGAAATCTTTCATAACAGTGCCGCGGCATCGCCGACAAGGACGCTTCAAGAACTTTGCACAGCATGGCGGCCGATCATCTCCACGGATTAACATAACGCACGTTCACGACTACGACAGATAATTAATCCACCATGCGGGCCAGCGAAAACGCGTCGAGAAAACTTGAACGACGACCACAAGAGGACTAGAATCGGTCGACGTCACGAATAATTCAAGAGTTGACGTATAAAACATTTCTATCAGAACTTGACGACGTCACCCGAATTGACGCATGATCCGTTTCCATGAATCTCGTCACAACCTTGGACGGGTCGCACGCCGAAAGGCCCGATGACGCAGGTACCGAGCCGTCCCGTCGCCGCCCGCCTTGGTTGTCGCCGGTGGGCCAGCCGAGTTGGGCCCGGCCGGCCCTGCTGCTCATAGCCGCCGTCAGCGCGGTGGTGTACGGATGGGACCTCACCACCAGGCTCTACGGATCCGCCGACGTCTACCTGGCGACGGTGCGCAGCATGTCCGAGAGCTGGTCGGGCTTCCTGTTCGGCGCTTTCGACCCCGCCGCATCGATCACCCTGGACAAGATACCCGGGGGGCTCTGGCCCGCCGCGCTGTCCGCGAGCATCTTCGGCTTCGACACCTGGTCCGCCTTACTGCCACAGGTGATCGCGGCGGTACTGACGGTGCTCGTGCTGTACCGTGTGGCGCGCCGGCTGGCCGGTCCCGCGGCCGGGCTGCTCGCGGCCGGCGCCATGGCGGCGATGCCGGTCGCGGCCGCGCTGGCGCATGTCACCTGGCCGGACACCTTCCTGACCCTGCTGCTGGCGCTGGCCGCCGACGCCGCCCTGCGCGCCATCAGCACCGGTAGCCTCCGCTCGCTGGTCCTTGCCGGGGTATGGGTCGGTCTGGCCACCCACGCGAAGATGCTCGTGGCCTGGGGGACCCTGCCCGCGCTGGCCGTCGCGTACCTGGTGGCGGCACCGCCGAAACCACTGCGCCGCCTCGCCCATGTCGGCATCGCCGGAGCGGTCACCATCGCCGTGTCCAGCGTCTGGCTGGTGATCGTGTCGCTCACCCCGGCCAGCAGCCGCCCCTACATCGACGGCACCACCGACAACGACCCGTTCAGCATGGTGTTCGGGTACAACGGGTTCTCGATCTTCTCCGCCGGGCAGGGCAGCCGGACGGACACGCCCTTCGAGACCGGTCTGCTGCCGACCCTGTTCGGCTCGATGGCACCGCAGGCCATGTGGCTGTTCCCGGTGGCACTGATCGGGCTCGTGTTCGGCCTTGCCAGCAGGGCCCGCGCGGCCCGAACCGACCTGCTCCGTGCCGGCCTGCTGCTGTGGGGGTTGTGGCTGGTCACCTTCGGTGCCGTGTTCAGCACGGCTGTCGTCAACCATGTCGCGTACTCCATCGTGCTCGGGCCAGGACTCGCCGCCCTGTTCGGCGTCGGGCTGGTGCTCCTGTGGCGCGCCTACCGCGAGGGCGGATGGCAGGCGTGGCTGCTTCCCGCGGCGATCGCGGCCACGGCTGTCTGGTCGATCGTCGTTTCCGGACGCTTCGACAACTTCCTGACCTGGCTGGCTCCCGCGACCGCGGTGTTCGGCGGCCTCGCCGTCGTGCTGCTCGCCCTGGCGAGGGTTCTCCCCCGGGTACCGAAGCCCGCCGTCCCCGCCGGGGTGGCGACCGGCCTTGTCGCCATGCTCCTCGCTCCGGCGGCCTGGACCGTCGCGACCACGGACAAGGCCGCCTACTCGGGAATCATGGCCAACCCGGCGGCCGGCCCCATGGGTGCCGAGCTGCAGTACGCGGATCTTCCGGCCGACCAGAAGCAGAGCATGCTGGCCGCGCTGGAGAAGCAGGCCGAGATGATCGTGGCCAGCATGGAGCAGAGCGGCGGCAGGATGCTGTCGCCCGAAGGGCAGGCACTGTTGCGGCACGCGCGGTCGGGCACGGACGGCCAGAAGTACCTTTTCGCCACCCCCGACTCCGGGCTGGCCTCGGCCTTCATCATCGAGCACGGGGCAAGCATCCTG
Proteins encoded in this region:
- a CDS encoding 2-hydroxychromene-2-carboxylate isomerase, coding for MAAAKRNPRWYFSLRSPYSWLAYRDLVTMRPDVLDAIEWLPFWEPDARTEEILSDQGVTLPTVAMSRAKNFYILQDTRRLTRARGLHDITWPIDQNPCWEVAHLAWILADDEGRGKDFAAAAYRARWEQNKNISDPEVIAEIAAEFGLDSRRLAGAAEDEDLRKRGAALLERSARDGMFGVPFFISGREKFWGLDRVSQFVSSLTGEPEPEPATLPEREPAPGTNAELLPAGADAGHAGGCG
- a CDS encoding phytoene desaturase family protein — translated: MNTQSNPAEPRSEWDAIIIGAGLGGLTCAAYLATTGRRVLVLEQFSVAGGNSHVFRRRRRYEFDVGIHYLGDCGQDGIIPAILNGVGLAGRTEFLEMDPDGFDQVRVQGLELDVPTGWSRYRERLKAALPDEADAVDAFVDISIASAEEQRFALLAGEEVTPVELANQCGTTRRWGRRTLDQLFDHCGLSARARTVLAAQAPNYGLTPRQVTVGRHTSVFDHYLRGAYYPAGGGQVIAAGLVEVIEAHGGEVRTNARVEKILVEGGRVTGVGLGDSEVITAPLVVSNADYRRTVLELAGAAHFPAKTVDRTRSAVMSMPWLVLYLGLDTDLRERPNANLWWYDEDIDTYFDKVSRGEADDVRFLFASFASRKDPDNRTICPPGHANLQVMTPSPAAYHWWGVEGGPAAGVPYRRNPTYREQKEWYVEATLRAAERAIGPLRDHITHLEAATPLTHERYILSSGGTPCGLAEWGNAKWPDTATTVEGLHVVGANTRYGSGVAGVMVSGIMCAGQILGRRLLSEAHRGSVFGEPALLPERDPEWDPRDVCRGAARRGRGATRRRMAQAVD
- the fabG gene encoding 3-oxoacyl-[acyl-carrier-protein] reductase gives rise to the protein MAESEARVALVSGGSRGIGRAVVHRLAEEGFDVSFCYRSNEEAARELEKEAGERGARVLAVHADVSEADSVRGWIERTESELGAIDAVVTSAGITRDNPLLMMSDEDWHGVLDTNLDGVYNVCRSVIFEMMKRKSGSIVNISSVAGVYGNATQTNYSASKAGIIGFSKALAKEVGRYGIRANVVAPGFVETDMTGSLTTKVRERALETIPLRRIGRADEVADLVSYLVSDRAAYITGSVLQIDGGITI
- a CDS encoding 3-hydroxyacyl-ACP dehydratase FabZ family protein, which codes for MITAAEVRKLLPHRYPMLLVDKVLDVVPGERLTAIKAVTCNEPWYAHAGEDARVEDLAYPETLLLESWGQSAGILAGMGRAEVQSGEVMLFGSMSEVDIHRKLYPGDVAEHRVRVTRALSDTVIFEGESLLEGEPLLTVSKMVMTFRPAEVLRSAEPVTMS
- a CDS encoding acyl carrier protein produces the protein MTIPEETLDKEELRVTLADVIDVEPTQVSDDTDFIDHLQVDSLLALEVVVALEKKYRVKFTETEMRSVRTLRAAHGLLQGKLRES
- a CDS encoding beta-ketoacyl synthase N-terminal-like domain-containing protein; translated protein: MTARTAATNPVISNWSAVSPFGFGREAYVEGLCSGRDAVTDLDAEQWQVPVGRAGLVPGFDLRKVLGKKGTRSMDRVTGLAVATVGGLLNDVDGNRLIETGERTGLVLGTTTGSAQSMMDFTRDSLTADKPFYVDPARMPNAVMNCAAGQCAIWHQLKGPNTTIAGGRTAGLFALKYAGRLLATGRAGEVLCAGAEEYSHARAWLEHHSRGEEAAGTVLGEGGAVLLVEPPSPAGHGRQPLAEILAVESRVYLEGDLRIVLDACVRGALDRSGLAARDAWAVVPSGPPGAAGRYESEVLGELFEAPALRRVPDLSRLGDTSGASATFQLVSVLSVAERATEASGEAAVVTSVDPDGTVACAVLRLLGGNR
- a CDS encoding alpha/beta fold hydrolase, whose product is MSPTASGLVTRPSPDVSPLTVDRRNAGPGSGAGPRILLLHGLANSGAVWDGFVDRWRARAEVWTAELPWRNDGDPVWGHEGEPSRWIESALTRVPGGVDLVVAHSMSANLLVELLNRRAADIRHRYGLAGAVLVSPFYRREVEDFRWSALGDLIARFEHTMREGIRMHATRSIDPELLDDLALRVCERVGPHGWVRFLDTYLRTPLLRTELITLPCKVIVGADDTTVPPEEGVALAEDLPAGTAELLDGCGHFPMLREPDRFAAIVHHFLDTLGHRPSLSGKVTEPSAGGNS
- a CDS encoding glycosyltransferase family 39 protein; amino-acid sequence: MGQPSWARPALLLIAAVSAVVYGWDLTTRLYGSADVYLATVRSMSESWSGFLFGAFDPAASITLDKIPGGLWPAALSASIFGFDTWSALLPQVIAAVLTVLVLYRVARRLAGPAAGLLAAGAMAAMPVAAALAHVTWPDTFLTLLLALAADAALRAISTGSLRSLVLAGVWVGLATHAKMLVAWGTLPALAVAYLVAAPPKPLRRLAHVGIAGAVTIAVSSVWLVIVSLTPASSRPYIDGTTDNDPFSMVFGYNGFSIFSAGQGSRTDTPFETGLLPTLFGSMAPQAMWLFPVALIGLVFGLASRARAARTDLLRAGLLLWGLWLVTFGAVFSTAVVNHVAYSIVLGPGLAALFGVGLVLLWRAYREGGWQAWLLPAAIAATAVWSIVVSGRFDNFLTWLAPATAVFGGLAVVLLALARVLPRVPKPAVPAGVATGLVAMLLAPAAWTVATTDKAAYSGIMANPAAGPMGAELQYADLPADQKQSMLAALEKQAEMIVASMEQSGGRMLSPEGQALLRHARSGTDGQKYLFATPDSGLASAFIIEHGASILPIGGFVGDIPFPAERDFVRHVESGDLRYVVDRAQPPNAPAPGGTAGTTTAQRNLAWVKQHCTLVDPEEYFQLPGAQPGGGGAGAQAQPGPRTRWMLYDCAGRQG